A window of the Isosphaera pallida ATCC 43644 genome harbors these coding sequences:
- a CDS encoding Hsp70 family protein, with protein MARWVVGIDLGTTNSALAFVEAEAVSDEGSKGAASGSKVRVFEIPQVVALNEVASRAVLPSFWYRPAQGEFPLGAVDCPWNTKKGEGADRLVGLFARDQGAKVPGRVVASSKSWLCHPGVDRQAAILPWTAADDVAKVSPVEAARAFLDHLRRAWNHTHAQPGDKARASAGNALEEQEILLTVPASFDPVARQLTLEAATLAGLNNVTLLEEPLAAFYAWLDAQGDSWRDQVKVGDLILVCDVGGGTTDFTLVAVEDRDGDLALRRAAVGDHLLLGGDNMDLALAYAAAATLPGGMERLDPIQRVALTHACRQAKETLLANPNLTTAPVVILGRGSKVIGGAIKTELTREVLERTLLEGFFPVCGPEASAQAGRKVGLSEIGLPYAAEPAITRQLAHFLTRQANSLHHDTASPTASGTRLVKPSAVLFNGGVFEAEPLRRRVLEVLSQWCGRPVPALETPGLDLAVARGAAHYGLVRKGRGIRVRGGVSRAFYLGIETAAPAVPGIKPPLKALCVVPMGMEEGTETDVPGPPLNLMVGEPARFHFLSSTTRRQDVPGTLLDHWSPDELLELEPVETTLPIEQNANDAAGAAPATVVPVRLHSRVTEVGVLDLSCRSLADDRAWKLEYNVREPR; from the coding sequence ATGGCGCGTTGGGTGGTAGGAATTGACTTAGGCACAACCAATTCGGCCTTGGCGTTCGTTGAGGCCGAGGCGGTCTCGGACGAGGGGTCCAAAGGGGCGGCCTCGGGCTCGAAGGTCCGGGTGTTCGAGATTCCCCAGGTCGTGGCGCTCAACGAGGTGGCGTCGCGGGCGGTGTTGCCGTCGTTCTGGTATCGTCCCGCCCAGGGCGAGTTTCCCCTCGGGGCGGTCGATTGTCCTTGGAACACGAAAAAGGGGGAGGGGGCGGATCGTTTGGTCGGCCTGTTCGCCCGCGACCAGGGGGCCAAAGTGCCCGGGCGGGTGGTCGCCTCGTCCAAAAGCTGGCTGTGTCACCCCGGCGTCGATCGTCAAGCGGCGATCTTACCCTGGACCGCCGCCGACGACGTCGCCAAGGTCTCGCCCGTTGAAGCCGCCCGGGCGTTTCTCGACCATCTCAGGCGGGCCTGGAACCACACCCATGCCCAACCCGGCGACAAGGCCCGCGCCTCGGCGGGCAACGCTCTCGAAGAGCAGGAGATTCTGCTGACTGTGCCGGCCTCGTTCGACCCGGTCGCTCGCCAGTTGACCCTGGAGGCGGCCACCCTGGCTGGTTTGAACAACGTCACGCTCCTAGAGGAACCGCTAGCCGCCTTCTACGCCTGGCTCGACGCTCAGGGTGACTCCTGGCGCGACCAAGTCAAGGTCGGCGACCTGATTTTGGTCTGCGACGTCGGCGGTGGCACCACGGACTTCACCCTCGTCGCCGTCGAAGACCGCGACGGCGACCTCGCGCTGCGACGCGCTGCGGTGGGCGACCATCTGCTGCTCGGTGGCGACAACATGGACCTCGCCCTGGCCTACGCTGCGGCCGCGACCTTGCCTGGCGGCATGGAACGGCTCGACCCGATCCAACGGGTCGCGTTGACCCATGCCTGCCGCCAAGCCAAGGAAACCCTGCTCGCCAATCCCAACCTGACCACCGCCCCAGTGGTAATTTTGGGGAGGGGTTCCAAAGTCATTGGGGGGGCGATCAAGACCGAATTGACCCGCGAGGTTCTGGAACGGACCTTGCTCGAGGGTTTCTTCCCCGTCTGCGGCCCCGAAGCCTCCGCCCAGGCCGGCCGCAAGGTCGGCCTGTCCGAAATCGGGCTGCCCTACGCCGCCGAACCCGCTATCACCCGCCAACTTGCCCATTTCCTCACCCGCCAGGCCAACTCGCTGCATCACGACACCGCCTCGCCGACGGCCAGCGGCACGCGGCTCGTCAAGCCATCGGCGGTGCTGTTCAACGGCGGGGTCTTCGAGGCCGAACCACTCCGCCGCCGGGTTCTGGAAGTGTTGTCCCAGTGGTGCGGACGACCGGTCCCCGCCCTGGAAACCCCCGGACTCGATCTTGCCGTCGCCCGCGGCGCAGCCCATTACGGCCTGGTCCGCAAGGGGCGGGGCATCCGAGTGCGGGGCGGGGTCTCGCGCGCCTTCTATCTGGGCATCGAGACCGCCGCGCCAGCCGTTCCCGGCATCAAGCCGCCGCTCAAAGCGCTCTGCGTAGTGCCGATGGGCATGGAGGAGGGCACGGAAACCGACGTACCCGGCCCACCGCTCAACCTCATGGTGGGCGAGCCGGCCCGCTTCCATTTTCTCTCCTCCACGACCCGCCGCCAGGATGTCCCCGGAACCCTACTGGACCACTGGAGTCCCGACGAACTCCTCGAGCTCGAACCCGTCGAAACCACCTTGCCCATCGAACAGAACGCCAACGACGCCGCCGGCGCAGCCCCGGCGACAGTCGTGCCGGTCCGGCTCCATAGCCGCGTGACCGAGGTGGGCGTCCTCGACCTCTCCTGCCGAAGCCTCGCCGACGACCGGGCTTGGAAACTCGAATACAACGTGCGGGAGCCACGCTGA
- a CDS encoding DUF4276 family protein: protein MEERSMADLLNQLLPIVFPELPFQTIPHSGKRDLKESIPRKLKGWNEPNARFLILCDNDSSPNCRNTKEKLQSLCPEDRRNVTKIRIVCQELEAWYVACPEALALAYKQPQLEGIAKKKGFRQPDAIRKPSESIRKLIPEFSKLDGAKRIAPHLAQFRDVNRSSSFQAFLNAVESLMDDIPRPSLGG, encoded by the coding sequence GTGGAGGAACGCAGCATGGCCGATCTCTTGAATCAATTGCTTCCTATCGTGTTTCCTGAACTTCCCTTTCAAACCATTCCTCACAGCGGCAAGCGTGACCTTAAAGAAAGCATCCCACGCAAGCTCAAGGGTTGGAATGAACCAAACGCACGATTTCTGATCCTCTGCGATAACGATTCGTCACCCAATTGCCGCAATACGAAAGAGAAACTTCAGTCGCTCTGTCCTGAAGATCGGCGGAATGTTACCAAGATTCGGATTGTCTGTCAGGAACTGGAAGCCTGGTACGTGGCTTGCCCTGAAGCTTTGGCGCTCGCCTACAAGCAACCCCAACTCGAAGGAATTGCCAAGAAAAAAGGCTTTCGTCAACCCGACGCGATCCGCAAACCTTCCGAATCGATCAGGAAATTGATTCCCGAGTTCAGTAAGCTGGACGGAGCCAAACGAATCGCTCCGCACCTTGCGCAGTTCAGGGACGTGAATCGCTCATCGAGCTTCCAGGCGTTTCTCAACGCTGTGGAATCCCTCATGGATGACATCCCTCGGCCTTCGCTCGGCGGGTAA
- a CDS encoding HD domain-containing protein: MAEAFRVKGDRHYGEHVSEREHALQAAEFARRQGLTDSLVLACLLHNYGHLLHDLGETIAQEGIDAHHEDLGAAALARWFGREVVEPVRLHVAAKRYLCTVDPAYLAGLSPASRLSLELQGGLMNSDEARLFESHPYYGDAVALRRCDDQAKVPGLVVPGLETYRDLVMAHVRML; the protein is encoded by the coding sequence ATCGCCGAGGCGTTTCGGGTCAAAGGGGACCGCCATTATGGCGAACACGTCAGCGAACGGGAACACGCCCTCCAGGCCGCCGAGTTCGCGCGCCGTCAGGGGTTGACCGATTCGCTTGTGCTGGCCTGCCTGCTTCACAATTATGGACATCTGTTGCATGATCTAGGCGAAACCATTGCCCAAGAGGGGATCGACGCTCACCACGAAGACCTTGGCGCGGCAGCGCTGGCCCGTTGGTTTGGGCGGGAGGTTGTCGAACCGGTCCGACTCCACGTCGCGGCCAAGCGTTACCTTTGCACTGTCGATCCCGCCTACCTCGCTGGGCTTTCACCCGCCTCTCGGCTCAGTTTGGAACTCCAAGGCGGGTTGATGAATTCCGACGAAGCGCGGCTATTTGAATCCCATCCTTATTATGGCGACGCCGTGGCGCTGCGGCGTTGCGACGACCAGGCCAAGGTTCCCGGACTGGTGGTTCCCGGACTGGAGACTTATCGGGACTTAGTGATGGCTCATGTTCGCATGCTCTGA
- a CDS encoding lysophospholipid acyltransferase family protein, whose amino-acid sequence MDRLALRDDLSFDRFHPPRLSRFWVWATRPLRRAIARWQHRVDRLELTGADHLTAILKRGGSVLIAANHADRADGFTLIAIGEAVGRPFHMLAAHQLLVGEFGARRWLFSRLGVVPVDREGDALPSLRASIDLLKRGEPLVVFPEGEIYSMSDRLTPPREGLAGLALMARRSGGVQDLSILPLAMKHQYRTDENPLPELLHRMERLERFFTWTHDGTGSLLERIHRYALAMLALKEIELFGAPKQGQVVERVQALRDTLLQTVESRWNDSQPPPRQSDADKSESVPERVARLRRAIRQRLNDPAWITAQGGFEAVQARARVDRERLFVALQAFSYPGDYVFQHPSLERIAETLIKFEQDVIGTQHVVPPGRRIARARFGEPIDLGALLEQHGHPRGRAAVALVTRLVHESLQNTLDAIGPGPLVTQTAQSMRT is encoded by the coding sequence ATGGATCGACTCGCCCTGCGGGACGACCTTTCCTTCGATCGATTTCATCCGCCGCGGTTGTCGCGGTTCTGGGTGTGGGCGACCCGTCCGTTGCGTCGGGCCATAGCGCGTTGGCAACATCGGGTTGACCGACTCGAATTGACTGGAGCCGACCACTTGACCGCCATCTTGAAGCGGGGTGGATCGGTCTTGATCGCCGCCAACCACGCCGATCGGGCCGACGGATTCACCCTCATTGCAATTGGCGAGGCAGTGGGGCGTCCGTTTCACATGCTGGCAGCTCATCAACTGTTGGTGGGTGAGTTCGGCGCGCGGCGCTGGCTGTTTTCGCGTTTGGGCGTCGTGCCGGTGGACCGCGAAGGAGACGCCTTGCCTTCGCTGCGGGCGTCGATCGACCTGCTCAAACGGGGCGAACCGCTGGTGGTCTTCCCCGAGGGGGAAATCTATTCTATGTCCGACCGCCTCACCCCGCCACGCGAAGGTCTGGCCGGCCTGGCGTTGATGGCGCGCCGCTCCGGAGGCGTTCAAGACTTGTCGATTCTTCCCTTGGCGATGAAACATCAATACAGAACCGATGAAAATCCATTGCCGGAACTGCTTCACCGCATGGAACGTCTGGAACGGTTCTTCACCTGGACGCATGACGGGACGGGATCGTTACTCGAACGCATCCACCGGTACGCCCTGGCGATGCTGGCGCTCAAGGAAATCGAACTTTTTGGCGCTCCAAAGCAAGGTCAGGTGGTCGAGCGGGTGCAAGCCCTGCGCGACACCCTGTTGCAAACGGTCGAATCGCGCTGGAACGACTCCCAACCTCCTCCTCGGCAATCCGACGCGGACAAGTCGGAATCGGTTCCTGAGCGGGTAGCGCGGTTGCGTCGCGCCATTCGGCAACGTCTGAACGATCCGGCGTGGATCACCGCCCAGGGTGGGTTCGAAGCGGTTCAAGCCCGCGCGCGGGTCGATCGCGAGCGGCTGTTTGTGGCGTTGCAGGCGTTTAGTTATCCAGGCGATTATGTCTTCCAACATCCGTCGTTGGAACGGATCGCCGAGACTCTCATCAAGTTCGAGCAGGATGTGATTGGCACCCAACACGTGGTGCCACCGGGACGACGCATCGCCCGCGCCCGGTTCGGCGAACCGATCGACCTTGGAGCGCTTCTAGAACAACACGGACACCCGCGAGGACGCGCCGCGGTCGCCCTGGTTACTCGTTTGGTCCACGAGAGCCTTCAAAACACCCTCGACGCGATCGGCCCGGGGCCTCTCGTGACTCAAACGGCTCAGAGCATGCGAACATGA
- a CDS encoding AAA family ATPase: MTQHQEQPDPPTRSQPALRIETITTRNYRVFQSVTFEKLGPLVILIGANGSGKTTLFDLFSFLKESLASNVAQAVARRGGFKELVSRGHQDESIDIEIKFRESGGRLATYLLKIKQQNNRPIVSREILQFRRGRHGQPWRFLDFEEGKGQAITNESAYGQAGVDAQRSEYKLDDPTILAIKGLGQFKEFRVIAEFRNLLENWYIADFHVADARPSTEAGYAEHLSTRGDNVAQVAQYLYENHRDIFNRILNAMTQRVPGVNHVEAKPTEDGRLVLRFQDEAFTDPFISRYVSDGTIKMFAYLVLLYDPKPHPLLAIEEPENQLHPHLLAELMEEFRAYAKRGGQVFVSTHSPDLLNEAELDEVYWLEKRQGFSIVKRAADDSLIKSLIQEGDRLGCLWNQDLLKGAGPR, from the coding sequence GTGACCCAACATCAAGAGCAACCGGATCCCCCGACGCGATCCCAACCCGCGCTTCGCATCGAAACGATCACCACTCGGAATTACCGCGTTTTCCAATCGGTCACATTCGAAAAACTGGGACCTTTGGTCATTTTGATCGGCGCGAACGGTTCCGGCAAAACCACCTTGTTCGATCTTTTTAGCTTCCTCAAGGAATCGCTGGCGAGCAATGTCGCCCAGGCGGTCGCGCGCCGGGGAGGCTTCAAGGAGTTGGTCAGTCGAGGCCACCAGGATGAATCCATCGACATTGAAATCAAGTTTCGAGAAAGCGGAGGCCGACTGGCGACCTACCTTCTCAAAATCAAACAACAAAACAATCGTCCGATTGTCAGTCGGGAAATCCTTCAGTTTCGCCGTGGCCGTCATGGTCAACCCTGGCGTTTTCTGGACTTCGAAGAGGGTAAGGGCCAGGCGATTACCAACGAGTCCGCTTACGGCCAGGCTGGCGTCGATGCGCAACGGAGCGAATATAAGCTCGACGACCCTACCATCCTGGCAATCAAGGGACTCGGTCAGTTCAAAGAATTTCGCGTCATCGCCGAATTCCGCAATCTGCTGGAAAACTGGTACATCGCCGATTTTCATGTGGCCGACGCCCGACCTTCGACGGAAGCCGGTTATGCCGAACATCTCTCAACCCGCGGCGACAATGTGGCTCAAGTCGCGCAATACCTCTACGAAAACCATCGCGACATCTTCAACCGCATTCTCAATGCCATGACTCAACGAGTTCCCGGCGTAAACCACGTCGAAGCCAAGCCTACCGAGGATGGGCGACTGGTGTTGCGATTCCAAGACGAAGCTTTCACTGATCCATTTATATCACGTTACGTATCTGATGGAACAATTAAAATGTTCGCTTACCTTGTCTTACTGTATGACCCCAAACCCCATCCCCTGTTGGCGATCGAGGAACCGGAGAATCAACTTCACCCTCACCTTCTCGCGGAACTTATGGAGGAATTTCGCGCTTACGCCAAACGTGGCGGACAGGTCTTCGTTTCCACTCACTCCCCCGACCTGCTCAACGAAGCGGAACTCGACGAAGTGTACTGGCTGGAAAAACGTCAGGGCTTTTCCATCGTCAAACGCGCTGCCGACGACAGTCTCATCAAGAGCTTGATTCAGGAAGGAGATCGTCTGGGCTGCCTCTGGAATCAAGATCTCCTGAAAGGAGCCGGTCCTCGATGA
- a CDS encoding tRNA (cytidine(34)-2'-O)-methyltransferase, whose amino-acid sequence MATDRLNIVLVHPEIAPNTGAIGRTCVGVGATLWLVRPMGFQINDRHLKRAGLDYWAHLDWRIVENLEEIVERFGWDRLWFFSARGGRPYASLNYQPGDALIFGSESRGLPLEWRARAEAAERAVSIPMRPEARGLNLSNAVAVAAFEAIRQFQARGLVDFESLQVQDDPIAPFEESH is encoded by the coding sequence ATGGCAACTGATCGCTTGAACATCGTACTGGTTCATCCCGAGATTGCCCCCAACACCGGCGCGATCGGACGGACCTGCGTGGGAGTCGGGGCAACGCTTTGGCTAGTTCGGCCAATGGGTTTTCAAATCAATGATCGTCATCTTAAGCGGGCTGGATTAGATTACTGGGCGCATCTTGATTGGCGGATCGTTGAGAACCTTGAGGAGATCGTCGAACGGTTCGGTTGGGACCGCCTTTGGTTCTTCAGCGCCCGGGGTGGCCGTCCTTACGCCTCGCTCAATTATCAACCAGGCGACGCGCTGATCTTTGGATCGGAGAGCCGCGGCTTGCCTCTGGAGTGGCGGGCACGGGCCGAGGCCGCAGAACGCGCTGTCTCGATCCCGATGCGCCCCGAAGCACGTGGCCTCAATCTGTCCAACGCCGTGGCGGTCGCCGCTTTCGAGGCGATTCGACAATTCCAAGCCCGCGGCCTCGTTGACTTCGAATCGCTTCAAGTCCAAGACGATCCGATCGCCCCCTTCGAAGAGTCGCATTGA
- a CDS encoding DUF790 family protein produces the protein MLTGNLVRVRYSKSKVIPMYLDPTNPDLLETAENLLLIFRDGVGRTRGELEEEIQTLLGEGPPLSNIAQQGLAKVLEDRAEFEVVSEAHPEELRRVVFTLAAEERRSLRSAGYRAPFRRDKVLNEAAQRLNLTPDQVAAGLFADLKDENRMLGFDDLSPERLIQRYNVALAQAVLLKATLVTVRLRREPPDRLRRLFRRLKFHRLLHRIEGSPTQGYVIQIDGPMSLFTSTTKYGLQLALVLPAILQCREFELEAELRWGPKREPRSFSLSHRDGLVSHYRDADSYIPAEVRGFEERFRQIAPHWELAESSDLFELGGEGVWVPDYRFTHRHDGQTVFVEVVGFWKSAALERLLRTLPRHGPPLWLLSVTEKLKVDEANGPDWWSHPRLLKFREVPNASELRDRLDTLIGSHPSATAAPSPLNDALPTSPASPKRPTRKRHTASAPTPDLLAPDKGE, from the coding sequence GTGCTGACCGGCAACCTCGTCCGGGTTCGTTACAGCAAGTCGAAGGTCATTCCCATGTACCTTGATCCCACCAACCCCGACTTGCTTGAAACGGCCGAGAACCTCCTGCTGATTTTCCGCGACGGGGTAGGCCGCACCCGCGGCGAGTTGGAGGAAGAAATCCAAACCCTCTTGGGCGAGGGTCCGCCGCTGTCCAACATCGCCCAGCAGGGTCTGGCCAAAGTTTTGGAGGACCGGGCCGAGTTCGAGGTGGTGTCCGAAGCCCACCCCGAGGAACTGCGGCGGGTCGTCTTCACCCTGGCCGCCGAAGAACGCCGCTCGCTCCGCTCCGCCGGCTACCGCGCACCGTTTCGCCGCGACAAGGTGCTCAACGAGGCAGCCCAGCGGCTCAACCTCACCCCTGACCAAGTAGCCGCCGGACTCTTCGCCGACCTCAAGGACGAGAACCGAATGCTCGGGTTCGACGACCTCTCGCCCGAACGTCTGATTCAACGTTACAACGTTGCGCTGGCCCAGGCGGTGCTGCTCAAGGCGACGCTGGTAACGGTTCGTCTGCGTCGCGAGCCCCCCGACCGTCTGCGTCGCCTCTTTCGGCGGCTCAAGTTTCATCGGCTGCTTCATCGAATCGAAGGCTCGCCCACCCAGGGGTACGTCATTCAGATCGACGGACCAATGAGCTTATTTACTTCGACCACCAAATATGGTTTGCAATTAGCGTTGGTGTTGCCGGCCATTTTGCAATGCCGGGAGTTCGAGTTGGAGGCGGAGCTGCGTTGGGGACCGAAGCGCGAGCCGCGTTCGTTCAGCCTGAGCCACCGCGACGGTCTGGTGTCGCATTACCGCGACGCCGACAGTTATATTCCGGCCGAGGTTCGAGGCTTCGAGGAGCGGTTTCGTCAGATCGCGCCGCATTGGGAGTTGGCCGAATCCAGCGACCTGTTTGAGTTGGGCGGGGAAGGGGTCTGGGTGCCTGACTACCGCTTTACTCATCGCCACGACGGCCAAACCGTGTTCGTGGAGGTCGTTGGGTTCTGGAAATCGGCAGCGCTGGAGCGTCTGCTGCGAACCCTTCCTCGCCACGGTCCCCCACTTTGGCTGTTGTCGGTCACCGAGAAACTCAAGGTGGACGAGGCCAACGGCCCGGACTGGTGGTCCCATCCCCGCCTTTTGAAATTCCGCGAGGTTCCCAACGCCTCGGAACTGCGTGACCGTCTCGACACCCTGATCGGCTCGCACCCCTCCGCGACCGCCGCTCCAAGCCCGCTCAACGACGCCTTGCCCACCTCACCCGCCTCGCCCAAGCGTCCCACGCGCAAACGACACACCGCCTCTGCGCCCACGCCCGACCTGCTCGCCCCCGACAAAGGGGAGTGA